In Drosophila busckii strain San Diego stock center, stock number 13000-0081.31 chromosome 4, ASM1175060v1, whole genome shotgun sequence, the following proteins share a genomic window:
- the LOC108607368 gene encoding probable cation-transporting ATPase 13A3 isoform X1 translates to MSHCQSGKDGTGACLIAESVSTELLPLQKVYETAKTLKKLQPIETKTITCPRMATRNNQIKLNWWHSSAPVPKEVASPSSSPVIDNNNKTITPPINFNAPTKSKPKLKVLTSASSPIASPTYSNTHRPLSIKDKDFAISSFDNLATNADDDDHQNSQLLQKDVKQCIGVLNQDQSDQMKICGYRRSKLRTILCWVCICLSGGLLRLVLHWWRHWYLFATCKPCPLQEAQQVLIEEDYQGKHKLYHVKPVRLLSVEQLKKLLEQQLPDEHFDDSKLNLSFHFNSANFKSCHTLRIFRCKQLVYAWDNACNMFSKINGLDTNVPCLYFHHQRGLTLQEQISRRIVFGENEITIPLRNVKTLLFLEVLNPFYVFQIFSVVLWFTYDYYYYACVILLMSIFGIIMSIVQTKKNQDVLKQTVQNTGNAWVVSANGVSHEIPTKDLVPGDIIEIPSTGCTMQCDAVLLSGNCILDESMLTGESVPVTKTPLPMKRDIIFDKKEHARHTLFCGTKVIQTRYIGSKKVLAFVINTGNITAKGGLIRSILYPPPVDYKFEQDSYKFIQCLAAIACLGFVYTLVTKILRGTDPIKIVVESLDLITIVVPPALPAAMTVGRFYAQKRLKNNEIYCISPRSINVAGSIDCCCFDKTGTLTEDGLDMWGVVPKSSTNQFQIPLKDVKRLPNEPFLFSMVTCHSITIMNGKMMGDPLDLKMFDSTGWKLEDSNNIPENEKYSLIYPTILRQPKPVNIANQKPSFSVPAAEWNVQRQSSVDDLLANVGLSQTELNFDHGIVREFPFTSSLQRMSVITRCLSAQGFSVYCKGSPEMLQQLCKPNSMPDNYTHQLSMYAKKGFRIIAVAHKTISSKLNYTKVQRLSREDVEHNLEFLGFVILENRLKPDTTTVINSLNIANVRPIMVTGDNILTALSVARDCGIVHSNQAVVTVHAVPIEMLGKLDADPHIQYELQYTLELGTTAISSTDHANKSGNGNVQARGEPDAFAVNVDLTQSTYSLVQSTSYATSMLPESNSLTSVKTLDTWTHNDGDDMELGVDPSSTTATANAKNGHVAANGNWRRQYVFAMDGKTWQVIRDQFPHQLQIILTRGAIYARMSPDQKQALVVELQNLDYYVAMCGDGANDCGALKVAHTGISLSESESSIASPFTSRNPTIAAVPRVIKEGRAALVTSFGIFKYMAAYSLVQFISVMILYSIESNLTDKQYLYIDLGLISIFAFFFGKTEAYAGQLVKQVPLSSLISPTPLASLLLHLAVVIAFQVAGWFQLHQQNWFTPFQPSNNEDHLGCYENYTMFAISSFQYIILAFVFSKGAPYRKPIWSNWPLCLTLLLNVCIVVYLVVYPSEWVSSFFQLIVPPEMKFRYIMLVYGALAFIIHTLLESLVVEFLVFKKWQVKRELNHKTSNRKYMQLEYSINTFDNWPPITDIYEPHVLTGLDQQQPTYINLSAEQNLDPQHNEFPSFFETADIAPKIT, encoded by the exons ATGTCTCACTGTCAAAGTGGTAAAGACGGAACTGGTGCTTGCTTGATTGCAGAATCTGTTTCAACAGAACTGCTGCCACTTCAAAAGGTTTATGAGACTGCTAAAACCCTAAAGAAATTGCAACCgattgaaacaaaaacaattacatgCCCGCGAATGGCAACAAGaaacaatcaaataaaactcaaCTGGTGGCACTCTTCAGCGCCAGTCCCTAAGGAGGTAGCTTCACCTTCATCTAGTCCTGTTATTGACAATAATAACAAGACTATTACTCCGCCAATCAACTTCAATGCcccaacaaaatcaaaaccaaagttaaaagttttaaCATCAGCATCCAGCCCAATTGCTAGTCCAACTTATTCGAACACGCACCGACCTTTGAGCATAAAGGATAAGGATTTCGCGATCTCCAGTTTTGACAATCTTGCCAccaatgctgatgatgatgaccaTCAAAACTCTCAATTATTACAAAAAG ATGTGAAACAATGCATAGGAGTATTAAATCAGGACCAATCGGACCAGATGAAAATATGCGGCTATCGCCGTTCCAAATTGCGCACAATACTATGTTGGGTATGCATTTGCCTAAGTGGCGGACTATTGAGACTGGTGTTACATTGGTGGCGTCATTGGTACCTTTTTGCAACCTGCAAGCCATGCCCTTTGCAGGAGGCACAACAAGTGCTAATAGAGGAGGATTACCAGGGAAAGCACAAACTTTACCACGTTAAGCCTGTGCGTCTTCTAAGCGTAGAACAGTTAAA AAAATTATTAGAGCAGCAACTGCCGGATGAACACTTTGATGACAGCAAGCTGAATCTGTCTTTTCACTTTAATTCGGCAAACTTTAAAA GCTGCCATACATTAAGGATATTTCGCTGTAAACAACTGGTGTATGCTTGGGACAACGCTTGCAATATGTTTAGCAAGATTAATGGTTTAGACACAAACGTTCCCTGTCTCTATTTTCATCATCAACGAGGCCTTACTTTACAGGAGCAAATTTCGCGCCGTATTGTATTTGGTGAAAATGAGATTACAATACCGCTACGCAATGTGAAGACACTGCTCTTTCTAGAGGTACTCAATCCATTTTATGTGTTTCAAATATTCTCAGTTGTTCTGTGGTTCACATATGACTATTATTACTACGCCTGCGTGATTTTGCTTATGTCCATCTTCGGCATAATCATGTCCattgtgcaaacaaaaaag AATCAAGACGTTCTGAAGCAAACCGTGCAAAATACTGGTAACGCTTGGGTGGTCAGTGCTAATGGTGTGTCCCACGAAATACCCACGAAAGATTTAGTTCCCGGTGATATCATTGAAATACCTTCAACTGGTTGTACTATGCAATGCGATGCTGTTTTACTATCCGGTAATTGTATTCTTGATGAATCGATGCTTACGGGCGAAAGTGTTCCGGTTACCAAAACGCCATTGCCTATGAAACGAGACATTATATTCGACAAGAAAGAGCACGCTAGACACACACTTTTCTGCGGTACCAAGGTCATACAGACTCGTTACATTGGATCCAAAAAGGTTCTAGCATTTGTGATAAATACAGGAAATATAACGGCTAAAGGCGGACTTATACGCTCAATTTTATATCCACCTCCGGTGGACTATAAGTTTGAACAGGATTCATATAAGTTTATACAATGCTTAGCAGCCATTGCCTGTCTTGGCTTCGTATATACACTAGTCACAAAG aTATTGCGTGGAACAGATCCGATAAAAATTGTAGTAGAATCTTTGGATTTAATAACCATTGTGGTTCCACCAGCTTTACCTGCTGCCATGACTGTAGGACGTTTTTATGCGCAAAAGCGATTGAAAAATAACGAGATTTACTGCATATCACCTCGCTCAATTAACGTTGCCGGTAGtattgattgctgttgttttgatAAG ACTGGTACGCTGACAGAGGATGGATTGGATATGTGGGGGGTTGTGCCAAAATCGTCgacaaatcaatttcaaatacCATTGAAGGATGTAAAGCGTTTGCCAAATGAGCCATTTCTCTTTAGCATGGTTACTTGTCATTCGATTACAATTATGAATGGCAAAATGATGGGAGATCCACTGGAtctaaaaatgtttgattCAACGGGCTGGAAACTCGAAGACTCGAATAATATACCAGAGAATGAAAAATATAGCCTAATATACCCAACCATACTTCGACAACCAAAACCTGTTAACATAGCCAATCAAAAGCCGTCGTTTTCAGTGCCAGCAGCCGAATGGAATGTACAACGGCAGAGTTCGGTGGATGATCTACTGGCCAACGTTGGTTTATCGCAGACCGAGCTAAACTTTGACCATGGAATTGTGCGGGAGTTCCCGTTCACTTCCAGTTTGCAGAGGATGTCTGTCATAACGCGATGCCTGAGCGCCCAAGGTTTTAGTGTATATTGTAAGGGATCGCCCGAGATGCTGCAACAGCTCTGTAAACCAAATAGCATGCCGGATAACTACACACACCAATTGTCCATGTATGCAAAAAAGGGCTTTCGTATCATTGCCGTTGCTCACAAAACAATAAGTTCAAAACTTAATTACACAAAGGTACAGCGACTATCGCGTGAGGATGTCGAACACAATCTGGAGTTTCTAGGATTTGTTATACTTGAGAATCGGCTGAAGCCTGACACGACGACAGTTATAAACTCCCTCAATATAGCGAATGTACGCCCAATTATGGTCACCGGCGATAATATATTGACAGCGTTGAGCGTTGCCCGGGACTGTGGGATTGTGCATTCTAACCAAGCCGTGGTTACAGTACATGCAGTGCCTATCGAGATGCTGGGCAAGTTAGATGCAGACCCTCATATACAGTATGAGCTACAATATACGCTCGAGCTGGGCACCACTGCAATCTCATCTACGGACCATGCAAATAAGAGTGGTAATGGTAATGTACAAGCAAGAGGTGAGCCAGATGCATTCGCTGTTAATGTGGACCTAACGCAATCGACATATTCGTTAGTACAAAGCACGAGCTATGCCACAAGCATGTTACCCGAGAGCAACAGCCTCACTAGCGTGAAAACTCTGGACACGTGGACTCACAACGATGGCGACGATATGGAACTTGGCGTTGACCCCTCATCCACAACCGCAACTGCGAATGCAAAGAATGGACACGTGGCTGCAAACGGCAACTGGCGGCGTCAGTATGTGTTTGCCATGGATGGAAAGACGTGGCAAGTGATTAGAGATCAATTCCCTCATCAGTTGCAAATCATATTGACGCGTGGAGCTATTTATGCACGCATGTCGCCAGATCAGAAGCAAGCTCTAGTCGTGGAGCTACAGAATTTAGACTATTATGTGGCAATGTGTGGGGACGGTGCCAATGATTGCGGTGCCTTGAAGGTTGCTCACACTGGTATATCATTGAGCGAATCTGAATCCTCAATTGCATCACCATTTACATCCCGTAATCCAACTATTGCGGCTGTACCAAGGGTCATCAAAGAGGGTCGCGCGGCCTTGGTCACTTCGTTCGGCATATTTAAGTACATGGCTGCATATTCTCTGGTCCAGTTCATATCCGTGATGATACTGTACTCCATTGAATCGAATCTGACAGATAAACAGTACCTATATATCGACCTGGGattaatatcaatatttgcattcttttttggcaaaacCGAAGCCTATGCTGGCCAGCTGGTGAAACAGGTCCCTCTCAGTTCTCTAATATCACCTACACCACTGGCATCATTGCTCCTTCATCTTGCCGTGGTGATTGCATTCCAAGTAGCTG GTTGGTTTCAGTTGCACCAGCAAAATTGGTTTACACCATTTCAACCCAGCAATAATGAGGATCACTTGGGGTGCTATGAGAATTACACGATGTTTGCAATATCTAGCTTTCAATACATTATACTCGCGTTTGTTTTCTCCAAGGGTGCACCTTATCGCAAACCCATCTGGTCTAACTGGCCGCTGTGCCTAACACTGCTGTTGAATGTTTGCATTGTAGTTTATCTAGTTGTCTATCCCAGCGAGTGGGTGTCCAGCTTTTTCCAGCTTATCGTACCTCCAGAAATGAAATTTCGTTACATTATGCTGGTATACGGAGCTCTTGCCTTTATTATTCATACACTGCTCGAATCGCTTGTGGTTGAATTTTTGGTATTCAAAAAGTGGCAGGTAAAACGTGAACTAAATCACAAGACATCCAATCgcaaatatatgcaattgGAATACAGCATCAATACATTTGATAACTGGCCACCCATAACAGATATATACGAGCCACACGTTCTAACTGGCCTAGACCAACAACAGCCgacatacataaatttgagTGCTGAACAAAATCTGGATCCTCAGCACAATGAGTTTCCTAGCTTTTTTGAGACTGCGGATATCGCGCCAAAAATCACATGA
- the LOC108607368 gene encoding probable cation-transporting ATPase 13A3 isoform X2 has product MSHCQSGKDGTGACLIAESVSTELLPLQKVYETAKTLKKLQPIETKTITCPRMATRNNQIKLNWWHSSAPVPKEVASPSSSPVIDNNNKTITPPINFNAPTKSKPKLKVLTSASSPIASPTYSNTHRPLSIKDKDFAISSFDNLATNADDDDHQNSQLLQKDVKQCIGVLNQDQSDQMKICGYRRSKLRTILCWVCICLSGGLLRLVLHWWRHWYLFATCKPCPLQEAQQVLIEEDYQGKHKLYHVKPVRLLSVEQLKKLLEQQLPDEHFDDSKLNLSFHFNSANFKSCHTLRIFRCKQLVYAWDNACNMFSKINGLDTNVPCLYFHHQRGLTLQEQISRRIVFGENEITIPLRNVKTLLFLENQDVLKQTVQNTGNAWVVSANGVSHEIPTKDLVPGDIIEIPSTGCTMQCDAVLLSGNCILDESMLTGESVPVTKTPLPMKRDIIFDKKEHARHTLFCGTKVIQTRYIGSKKVLAFVINTGNITAKGGLIRSILYPPPVDYKFEQDSYKFIQCLAAIACLGFVYTLVTKILRGTDPIKIVVESLDLITIVVPPALPAAMTVGRFYAQKRLKNNEIYCISPRSINVAGSIDCCCFDKTGTLTEDGLDMWGVVPKSSTNQFQIPLKDVKRLPNEPFLFSMVTCHSITIMNGKMMGDPLDLKMFDSTGWKLEDSNNIPENEKYSLIYPTILRQPKPVNIANQKPSFSVPAAEWNVQRQSSVDDLLANVGLSQTELNFDHGIVREFPFTSSLQRMSVITRCLSAQGFSVYCKGSPEMLQQLCKPNSMPDNYTHQLSMYAKKGFRIIAVAHKTISSKLNYTKVQRLSREDVEHNLEFLGFVILENRLKPDTTTVINSLNIANVRPIMVTGDNILTALSVARDCGIVHSNQAVVTVHAVPIEMLGKLDADPHIQYELQYTLELGTTAISSTDHANKSGNGNVQARGEPDAFAVNVDLTQSTYSLVQSTSYATSMLPESNSLTSVKTLDTWTHNDGDDMELGVDPSSTTATANAKNGHVAANGNWRRQYVFAMDGKTWQVIRDQFPHQLQIILTRGAIYARMSPDQKQALVVELQNLDYYVAMCGDGANDCGALKVAHTGISLSESESSIASPFTSRNPTIAAVPRVIKEGRAALVTSFGIFKYMAAYSLVQFISVMILYSIESNLTDKQYLYIDLGLISIFAFFFGKTEAYAGQLVKQVPLSSLISPTPLASLLLHLAVVIAFQVAGWFQLHQQNWFTPFQPSNNEDHLGCYENYTMFAISSFQYIILAFVFSKGAPYRKPIWSNWPLCLTLLLNVCIVVYLVVYPSEWVSSFFQLIVPPEMKFRYIMLVYGALAFIIHTLLESLVVEFLVFKKWQVKRELNHKTSNRKYMQLEYSINTFDNWPPITDIYEPHVLTGLDQQQPTYINLSAEQNLDPQHNEFPSFFETADIAPKIT; this is encoded by the exons ATGTCTCACTGTCAAAGTGGTAAAGACGGAACTGGTGCTTGCTTGATTGCAGAATCTGTTTCAACAGAACTGCTGCCACTTCAAAAGGTTTATGAGACTGCTAAAACCCTAAAGAAATTGCAACCgattgaaacaaaaacaattacatgCCCGCGAATGGCAACAAGaaacaatcaaataaaactcaaCTGGTGGCACTCTTCAGCGCCAGTCCCTAAGGAGGTAGCTTCACCTTCATCTAGTCCTGTTATTGACAATAATAACAAGACTATTACTCCGCCAATCAACTTCAATGCcccaacaaaatcaaaaccaaagttaaaagttttaaCATCAGCATCCAGCCCAATTGCTAGTCCAACTTATTCGAACACGCACCGACCTTTGAGCATAAAGGATAAGGATTTCGCGATCTCCAGTTTTGACAATCTTGCCAccaatgctgatgatgatgaccaTCAAAACTCTCAATTATTACAAAAAG ATGTGAAACAATGCATAGGAGTATTAAATCAGGACCAATCGGACCAGATGAAAATATGCGGCTATCGCCGTTCCAAATTGCGCACAATACTATGTTGGGTATGCATTTGCCTAAGTGGCGGACTATTGAGACTGGTGTTACATTGGTGGCGTCATTGGTACCTTTTTGCAACCTGCAAGCCATGCCCTTTGCAGGAGGCACAACAAGTGCTAATAGAGGAGGATTACCAGGGAAAGCACAAACTTTACCACGTTAAGCCTGTGCGTCTTCTAAGCGTAGAACAGTTAAA AAAATTATTAGAGCAGCAACTGCCGGATGAACACTTTGATGACAGCAAGCTGAATCTGTCTTTTCACTTTAATTCGGCAAACTTTAAAA GCTGCCATACATTAAGGATATTTCGCTGTAAACAACTGGTGTATGCTTGGGACAACGCTTGCAATATGTTTAGCAAGATTAATGGTTTAGACACAAACGTTCCCTGTCTCTATTTTCATCATCAACGAGGCCTTACTTTACAGGAGCAAATTTCGCGCCGTATTGTATTTGGTGAAAATGAGATTACAATACCGCTACGCAATGTGAAGACACTGCTCTTTCTAGAG AATCAAGACGTTCTGAAGCAAACCGTGCAAAATACTGGTAACGCTTGGGTGGTCAGTGCTAATGGTGTGTCCCACGAAATACCCACGAAAGATTTAGTTCCCGGTGATATCATTGAAATACCTTCAACTGGTTGTACTATGCAATGCGATGCTGTTTTACTATCCGGTAATTGTATTCTTGATGAATCGATGCTTACGGGCGAAAGTGTTCCGGTTACCAAAACGCCATTGCCTATGAAACGAGACATTATATTCGACAAGAAAGAGCACGCTAGACACACACTTTTCTGCGGTACCAAGGTCATACAGACTCGTTACATTGGATCCAAAAAGGTTCTAGCATTTGTGATAAATACAGGAAATATAACGGCTAAAGGCGGACTTATACGCTCAATTTTATATCCACCTCCGGTGGACTATAAGTTTGAACAGGATTCATATAAGTTTATACAATGCTTAGCAGCCATTGCCTGTCTTGGCTTCGTATATACACTAGTCACAAAG aTATTGCGTGGAACAGATCCGATAAAAATTGTAGTAGAATCTTTGGATTTAATAACCATTGTGGTTCCACCAGCTTTACCTGCTGCCATGACTGTAGGACGTTTTTATGCGCAAAAGCGATTGAAAAATAACGAGATTTACTGCATATCACCTCGCTCAATTAACGTTGCCGGTAGtattgattgctgttgttttgatAAG ACTGGTACGCTGACAGAGGATGGATTGGATATGTGGGGGGTTGTGCCAAAATCGTCgacaaatcaatttcaaatacCATTGAAGGATGTAAAGCGTTTGCCAAATGAGCCATTTCTCTTTAGCATGGTTACTTGTCATTCGATTACAATTATGAATGGCAAAATGATGGGAGATCCACTGGAtctaaaaatgtttgattCAACGGGCTGGAAACTCGAAGACTCGAATAATATACCAGAGAATGAAAAATATAGCCTAATATACCCAACCATACTTCGACAACCAAAACCTGTTAACATAGCCAATCAAAAGCCGTCGTTTTCAGTGCCAGCAGCCGAATGGAATGTACAACGGCAGAGTTCGGTGGATGATCTACTGGCCAACGTTGGTTTATCGCAGACCGAGCTAAACTTTGACCATGGAATTGTGCGGGAGTTCCCGTTCACTTCCAGTTTGCAGAGGATGTCTGTCATAACGCGATGCCTGAGCGCCCAAGGTTTTAGTGTATATTGTAAGGGATCGCCCGAGATGCTGCAACAGCTCTGTAAACCAAATAGCATGCCGGATAACTACACACACCAATTGTCCATGTATGCAAAAAAGGGCTTTCGTATCATTGCCGTTGCTCACAAAACAATAAGTTCAAAACTTAATTACACAAAGGTACAGCGACTATCGCGTGAGGATGTCGAACACAATCTGGAGTTTCTAGGATTTGTTATACTTGAGAATCGGCTGAAGCCTGACACGACGACAGTTATAAACTCCCTCAATATAGCGAATGTACGCCCAATTATGGTCACCGGCGATAATATATTGACAGCGTTGAGCGTTGCCCGGGACTGTGGGATTGTGCATTCTAACCAAGCCGTGGTTACAGTACATGCAGTGCCTATCGAGATGCTGGGCAAGTTAGATGCAGACCCTCATATACAGTATGAGCTACAATATACGCTCGAGCTGGGCACCACTGCAATCTCATCTACGGACCATGCAAATAAGAGTGGTAATGGTAATGTACAAGCAAGAGGTGAGCCAGATGCATTCGCTGTTAATGTGGACCTAACGCAATCGACATATTCGTTAGTACAAAGCACGAGCTATGCCACAAGCATGTTACCCGAGAGCAACAGCCTCACTAGCGTGAAAACTCTGGACACGTGGACTCACAACGATGGCGACGATATGGAACTTGGCGTTGACCCCTCATCCACAACCGCAACTGCGAATGCAAAGAATGGACACGTGGCTGCAAACGGCAACTGGCGGCGTCAGTATGTGTTTGCCATGGATGGAAAGACGTGGCAAGTGATTAGAGATCAATTCCCTCATCAGTTGCAAATCATATTGACGCGTGGAGCTATTTATGCACGCATGTCGCCAGATCAGAAGCAAGCTCTAGTCGTGGAGCTACAGAATTTAGACTATTATGTGGCAATGTGTGGGGACGGTGCCAATGATTGCGGTGCCTTGAAGGTTGCTCACACTGGTATATCATTGAGCGAATCTGAATCCTCAATTGCATCACCATTTACATCCCGTAATCCAACTATTGCGGCTGTACCAAGGGTCATCAAAGAGGGTCGCGCGGCCTTGGTCACTTCGTTCGGCATATTTAAGTACATGGCTGCATATTCTCTGGTCCAGTTCATATCCGTGATGATACTGTACTCCATTGAATCGAATCTGACAGATAAACAGTACCTATATATCGACCTGGGattaatatcaatatttgcattcttttttggcaaaacCGAAGCCTATGCTGGCCAGCTGGTGAAACAGGTCCCTCTCAGTTCTCTAATATCACCTACACCACTGGCATCATTGCTCCTTCATCTTGCCGTGGTGATTGCATTCCAAGTAGCTG GTTGGTTTCAGTTGCACCAGCAAAATTGGTTTACACCATTTCAACCCAGCAATAATGAGGATCACTTGGGGTGCTATGAGAATTACACGATGTTTGCAATATCTAGCTTTCAATACATTATACTCGCGTTTGTTTTCTCCAAGGGTGCACCTTATCGCAAACCCATCTGGTCTAACTGGCCGCTGTGCCTAACACTGCTGTTGAATGTTTGCATTGTAGTTTATCTAGTTGTCTATCCCAGCGAGTGGGTGTCCAGCTTTTTCCAGCTTATCGTACCTCCAGAAATGAAATTTCGTTACATTATGCTGGTATACGGAGCTCTTGCCTTTATTATTCATACACTGCTCGAATCGCTTGTGGTTGAATTTTTGGTATTCAAAAAGTGGCAGGTAAAACGTGAACTAAATCACAAGACATCCAATCgcaaatatatgcaattgGAATACAGCATCAATACATTTGATAACTGGCCACCCATAACAGATATATACGAGCCACACGTTCTAACTGGCCTAGACCAACAACAGCCgacatacataaatttgagTGCTGAACAAAATCTGGATCCTCAGCACAATGAGTTTCCTAGCTTTTTTGAGACTGCGGATATCGCGCCAAAAATCACATGA